TAAGCAATTGTCCCAAAGGAGCAAAAACATTGTAACATTACAAGAGTGTCGACCCAAGTCTCAGGGAGTGAGGGGGGCAGGGGTCTGGCCATCCACACCTAGAGAGAGGTCATGGTTTTTGGCACTTGTTTAGACGAAGACGATCAGGATGTATAAcagacccttccacggttttcTCATGACATGTCAGAAACGAGCAAAGATACAGCCCGCAACTTTAGGAATGCTTACAGACAAGTATCTTGTTTTGTCTTATATGGTGGGGACACAAATcaccgcccccctcccccccaaccccTGAATAAAAAGGCCGGAAAAAATGTTACGCCTTCATGCTTGGTAGGTGcaaaaggggaaggggagggaGTGAAGAACGAAAAAGCCCCGgaggggcacttgggtatttttttgggtgggtatgtgccacccgggactccaaattggaaccccgttctaaaaaaaatttccccttaaattgataccccgttttAGAAaggggccaattttttatatcccgttctagaattcgccctaaaactgataccccgctctagaaatgggccaattttttatactccgttctaggcaacaagagtacaacagtttggttgttaacgcattgaaccgtatttttaaaagcaatctgtccttgaataatttgaAACGGCTGCTTACCAAAccggagctttcgtgcgttcgaaaaaTTATACCCctttctagaaaacgcctctgaaatggatatcCCGTTCTAAagcaggagcttcaaaatcacgaccctgttgggcggcacatacccgtataggtaatgtatggcagtacccccccccgggAAAAAGCACAAGGGTTAAGGGAGAGGGTCCTTTCCCCTCTCCTCGATTCCCTCCCCGTTTCTCTCTTCCTTCCTTACCCCTAGGGTTAGGGGATTTGTGCTCCTTCACTCGGAAATAATCTCTTGCGTAAGGAGGAGACAAGGCACTAAACCAAAGCTTTTTGTCTTTGCAGGGTTGTCACAGTTTGGACGTTTTGTTCTGACGACGTCAAAAATATAAtagtaaaacaacaaagaaacaaagaaacaaaaagttctCCTTTATTAGTTCAAAGGTATATTTACTAGGTTGGAGTTGACATACGATAATTCCCAGCATTTCCGACATTGCGGATTTTTTCTGGAGTGGAATATTTTGAAACCTTCTTTTTCAAGCCATTTAATTATATCATAAGATTGTCTAAGAGCTTCAGTAGTGCTTGATATGTGATATTCGACATTCAACTGCCTCACGTGACTTTTCAAAGTTCCATCCGTCAGCATCTGACGTAAGCTCTTCCATTCATCAGACTCGATGTCCATTttcaaaatgtcaatttctctcTGTCGAGAAAAAGAATCGTGAAGATCGAAGAAGAATTCATTCTTACAAGCAGCAAAGTATTTCGGTGACAAATTCTCCCATCAAATGCCAAGAGCTATCGGTGAAGAGCTACGACTATAAAATTGGAATAAGCATTATCagagtaaaatccaactaatggtctattatcaatgctgcattctaattggttgagctgctactaggctatatgttatagcccactagtaacgaaaagcgcgggcttttggggggcaaaaaagtctagctttaactatcgctaaagttgttttgtctcgatatttttggccaactagttggattttactaaaacagttattcctctcgccctcatggcctctgagtcaatagcccattcgggcttcggcctcatgggctattgtctcacagcccattcgggctcgaggaataattgctaaatattttctttcagttatataaactgcagtgttttacaaggatttctaccaccgagaaatgtggtatctgaacacacgtaaaaatacgatatttttacatgtgaaattgcTATTTGATAGtttaagaacattttaaccatttatcttgtcttttatattttgaacaagataccggacatttttgatatttgtatttattttttactgtactttgtagagctccgagtttacactggagtatttcaaacaatgaattacatttgtcgggttctggactatatggcatggttttggtttatggaatggctgattcttgtttatataataaacagaataatacatggacgtttggagatatggaattcatcttctcgtgttcacattcgatatctcactcgttcgctgcgctcactcgttcgatatcgatgccAACACTcaaagataaattccatatctccgcgcgaccatgtattattctctatttataaTTAATTGAGTAAAAGGGACAAAGATGTCCCATACTGAACGAGCTTTTTGTTGTTGCAAATGATTCGTGTCCAAATAATAAAggatttttgagaaaaatgaggTCATCAAGCTCGCagatagcctgagaaaacagccgacatttcgcgacgccaccactgttttccccgcgaaatgacgtggGAGAAACGAGTGctaaaattccatactgatgacgtgtcactacccagatctgggtagggcTTCTGATCGGTAGAAGTAAATTTCACTAgcagcacgaccaatcagaagcactacttaGATCTGGgcagtgacgcgtcatcagaatggaatttctgcgcttctTCCTCTGAGGTCAATGTCTGCTGATTTCTCAGGCTATCCCGTAGATGAAACTAAGAACTATTTTAGTGGCCTTAACAGAGCTCTAAAAAGCTGGTAAAAATTATCCAACGGGTCGGTAAAGGTTTGTTGAAAATTGCAGCTGTTCTGATCTTACGGAAAGCCACATCAGATCCTCAAGTTCGTGCATTCAtaaggagaaataaaaatcgTAGTGGGCGAATTATACGAATCAGTTTTTTTCCGTAAGGTAGGAAAAGCTCTAGTGAACTTGAGCAAATCACGAGAGTTCTACGAAATCGGACTAGAAGTCGTTTCCGAAACTTTTGTGGCTCTTGTATGAcagctatttttaaaaagcgaCTCCAGCTCCAGCGAAGGTGATTTCGCCTCCTAAAACCGTATTACAGATGCTCGGCGGCACAATACTTTGATAGGGGACTTTTTCTCCACCCTGGGGGGTCGGACCAAGGGTGGCGATGGTGATTTCGCCCCCTAAAAGCATCAAAGATGCTTCCACACTACTTTAAAAGATGCCCCTCGCCCCTGACCCAGTAAAGGCTCGGTCCCGAGGGCTGGCATTGTGAGATGATCgtccagttttaattttctttaacctTCCTCTGCACTGCACCCATGGGCGTCAGAAAATAGTTCTGTATTAAGCGATCCTAAAATGGAAGCGAGATTGAAGAAACTGAATTACCTTGAAATGTCCGAGTTCTAGCATGATAGTCTTAAATGTTCttgttttccatttcattttatCAAACTTGTGCCATGGCCGAGGATGTCGAGGTCTCTCTTGATCAACGTCGGACAGACCAAGGTTGTAAAACATTACTCCAGGGCTATGTCTGTGGTCTTCTTTATCCATTGTAGGATCAAACGAGAACACGTTACAACCATACTCCGCCATCTTTTCATCAAACGAAAAGTCATTACCAATCCTATAAGAAGCAGTAAATAATGCAGTAAAATTGGAAAGTAATGCGTGAGCAATTAACGGATCGGTTTAtcgtaaaataaacaaataaagaagccgtAACTGTGCTCGGTTCCGTTGTAAAGCACTTAGAAAGCGGCTAGAGCGGGACTCAAGAATTAATTGTACAGGGGAAACACGAGACGTGATCACGAGTGTTTCTCCCTACTTCTTTCGTGCTGTAGCCGCTCCTGATGGCTTTAAAACAGAACAGAGCGCAGTCaaagcttttttatttgttaattagAAGCAAAATAAGCGTCGCATTGTTGCTGCAGCCAATTATCGCTAATTCGGGGGTAGCGATAATTTGGCGGCGGCCGTCTTTGGAGCACTAAATGTGGCAGTTGATATAGCGTTTATTTTCTGACTTTGAATTCGTTTGGTTCTTGAACTAGGATGCAACTGGACAAAATTGAGAGggaaaaatgtagaaaacaaaaggccatttccgagtatgaaaaactctcactttcaaaactaGGCTaaatgcaaaacctttcttgtgaaagcTTGAAAATTAAGAGTGATTTTCATATCAATCGCGCGTTTctcacttagcctcgctttaaaAAAGAGGCTCCCACAACTCGAAACGGCCAAAAATCACTTACCCAAATGAATACACAACACATGATCTGGGATTTAGCTGAACTTGCTCGTCAAAACAGACGTACCACATGCCATCGGGGCCAAAAGAACCGGCAGCCCGACTGGGCTTTTTTGTGAGTCCCCCTACGCGACGTAGATCGGAGCATACCGTCCCCGGGGTTGAAATACTCTTTAtaactctttctctttctttcccaGTAAACAATTCCTCGCAAGGCCTGGTGTCTAGGTATAGTGGCGTGACGTTTGTGTTGTAGATCGTGACAACCATGGTCACCACAATTATACTACCCACAATCCATAGAGGTCGTTGATTCATTCTACGGAGGTAATTACAAACAGGCATCAAAAATGAACTCGTACCATGTTTTTGACCTTTGAgcatgaataatttattttatttatcgcAAATTGCATTCGAAATCACTTGATAGCCTACATTAacagggagctttagcatcgacgacggcaacggcagcgataacgtcacttttaaaacgaattcacgtttttcaaactttgtcgcttTTATTCCAACTTGcttaaaatggcaaatgtaggtgaatttccttggagttgatttcttgaggagcGCACTAAACTTAAGagggagaaaaagaaatacGTCGTctcttatttacgtcctccataaaacttgaaTTAGGctttttcacgtcgtagtcgtgcaaggacggtaaataaatgtacaaaaggtgtgatgtacgtgcaaagttgttgttttgcgtaatatatctattgcttttttggcgtcttcgttgccgtcgccgtcgccgtcgtcgttgctaaagctccctaatagccGAGCTCCACGCGCGCCCGAAGCGCGCGTAAGCCGAGCCCTgattatctatctatctgagaaattttggtagtcacgtgatcGTAAGCctgtccgtccgtccgcactacagggcaaccaatgtgaagtctctcacactttctagctactgtCAGAGTCTGCAATCTTATATTGCACATCGGTGTTGTGGTTAATTgtcagctgtcaaaacagggtatcgcTGACTAGTATCACAGgacaggttatgggctcctgcacAGGACTTTATCTTGGGCTCAGATGTCGACTCCTCGAGGTTACCGGCCTTTTATTAAGTTATCCGCTGATAATTTACTAGCTTTcaactgatcgcaggctcaactcCAAGCGGATATTTTTGCAACGgtttcaagtttattgtttgaagtaaTTACAAATTTATCAGCGGGGGTTTCGtctttagccttggctaaatctagcTATTATCATCCTCCCTGGCATTTTAGCATttaccaagagactataaaggggacagagaggccatcccccatatacaccctattccacaggtaattcgtctcgagttatttttagaatcgggatgaagttacctcgcgcgaggcgtggatgtttcgtggaggcttcgcatgaccaaacgccgtgcaaaacatgtcgggcgaaaggcagtgaaagcgtaaaaagatcgagagcattcctgaatattgaagcgaaatgagtcggcgctcacctgggaaaaaggaatcgctggactctttgacaacccgtgaaatcagtttaactcgaagttgtcgtaacctgagtgctttaataaaatgagaaatttcgccggtctattgaaaccggtcgtttgtacaatttagggagtttaagatccaacgacgcggacgacaactagaacgtcaaaaaaacaataggtttaattagcaaaacaacaacttcgcacgtgcaacacacttttttgttcatttctttcccgtttttgcatgactacgacgtgaaaatgcctaatttcgcgttttatggaggacgtaaataagcaacgacgaaattttatttctctttctgagcttgaatatggtcccttgaaattcagctttaggagggttcgcctacaattgacaaagtaagcgggcaggaataatcgctataaagactgaaaaaaaaataaacatcaaaccagaaattgctctcttcaaactgtaaattataaatgttcctgagagaatattcagtgtgttaattatttccctgctctactgttagctctatacaagagaggaagggcgattcttttttaatttcggtttcgctgacacagctttcgcagaaatctcgctgtagtcgttttcgtcgacaaaaggaatagcaaaatcgctctccgcgtcttcccccattttgttccgCGTCAATTCGTGGAGGACGCGTGGCTCTAGCGTGGGTCGTCCACGCGGAATACATTcacgctatgtgattggctgttgtccaaTCCCCCTTGGGTTCTgcggttctaaaaataactcgagacgaattacctatggaatagggtgtatatgggggatggcctctctgtcccctttatagtctcttgcatTTACCAAATCAAAGCCTCTAGGCGCGCTGGATGTGGTGATTGTTCGgggcggcgcttattcgatTGCGGGCTCTTATTTTGTTGCATCACAACTTAACACTGAGCGCCATTGCTATTTGTTCCTAAGGCCGCGTTTTGTAATTTTACTTGTTTAGAATTTGTATTTTATAGCCTTCAGTTTTCAAGGTTAAACTGGAGTTATTCTTCTTGTCATTGAAATCTTGCAGTAGAGAATTATTTTCTCATGACTAGCTATGTATGTGGTCGGGGTTTTTAGGTAGCTTGTTGCTTTTCTCTCTGACTCAGTACTGACTCAGCTAATGGCAAAAGGTAGCATTATACACCTCTGTCTTGAATACCTCgacaaaattaaagtaaattcgATTTCTCAGCCAAAGACTTTGCAATAACAGCATTGTTGTAATCATTTTATAGAATTCCTATACTAGCTATTGTAAACCTGGTACCCTCATTCAGTTCATGACTGATCTCCTAATCAGGTTCCAAAGATGGGTCTTCACTAAGGTTCCCAACTCGAAAAATTGCACCCTTCTTGCATGGTTTAGTGTTTTTCTTAACTGTAGAGGACTTGTTATTGTTGATTTTGCCAGCTATCTATGTATATATATCCATATACGAAAATGCCTTTTATTGACCAAGATTAAAAACAGGATGTGCGTc
The sequence above is a segment of the Porites lutea chromosome 3, jaPorLute2.1, whole genome shotgun sequence genome. Coding sequences within it:
- the LOC140931532 gene encoding probable methyltransferase-like protein 24 yields the protein MNQRPLWIVGSIIVVTMVVTIYNTNVTPLYLDTRPCEELFTGKERERVIKSISTPGTVCSDLRRVGGLTKKPSRAAGSFGPDGMWYVCFDEQVQLNPRSCVVYSFGIGNDFSFDEKMAEYGCNVFSFDPTMDKEDHRHSPGVMFYNLGLSDVDQERPRHPRPWHKFDKMKWKTRTFKTIMLELGHFKREIDILKMDIESDEWKSLRQMLTDGTLKSHVRQLNVEYHISSTTEALRQSYDIIKWLEKEGFKIFHSRKNPQCRKCWELSYVNSNLVNIPLN